In one Desulfobulbaceae bacterium DB1 genomic region, the following are encoded:
- a CDS encoding exodeoxyribonuclease V subunit beta, which translates to MRNLDLATCALEGTNLIEASAGTGKTYTIAALFLRLIVEKNIPVEKILVVTFTRAATEELKERLYAVLQNAREVFSGRMTCREEFLEKLRQTPEVGALEKINRVRRAIRDFDECAVYTIHSFCRRQLIDNAFAGGALYDTRVVTDLAELIMDCLRDFWRSHVYDESPHILGSLLKKGIDGFFRLYRIKDRNPGLRIESGAERPAGRAEIEAAFADLRDLCSSLKKQWPDEPAGAVKWLQLERKLLDGRSYRRDYVEKAAMEIDRFVRSDQPVIDEEVNQALVWFGSEKLGQKAKDPAVIPLHPFFALATTINGHYAHFQNLCASRLRYLQKEMFSYMDKRLDERKQKENIQSFNDFLVRLQRSLATGANGALAEVIRKRYDAALIDEFQDTDPLQYAIFSTLFAGSRILFLIGDPKQAIYSFRGADVYAYLQAAAQVDHRYTLPKNYRSDPLLVSGVNGVFAGRGGGNPFAEKGIGFQPVEPAVTVSPLVVDGEEKQPPLVIWTGAGSGGAEEKVTAAVATDLAGRAVLSEIHRLLSLAAQGKAALRQADGGKRPLRPSDFAVLVRTKAQMMPVQQLLIRHGIPAVVSSAGSIFDAEEAAALELLLAGVASPSRMSAVSSALATPLFGMTAGSLHEAQVDPLRWDDWSLAFKNYNDLFHGKGFLAMFRRLLVDHDVKAVLMGRMNGERSLTNFLHLAEILHLRQVEKGAGINELLGWFSSRRREPSLREEERELRMESDEEAVRIVTIHKSKGLEYPIVFVPFVWGRSENSENLCHDDQGRMVFYLDDEEFADKRPASFREALSENLRLFYVALTRARHRCYTFWTKFDSRFGAHTSAPAYLFHTDGSQNDAPDPAEEMKKQYDACKTTSAVRACLESLFASAHHCVAVTDLPCPGELPFLSIMPGQSVPQPALFAGAVPPARQISSFSGLTRDQHGEGDGRKDRDNEQFPLPLSLIQPAGGKEREFSIFTFPRGARAGTFMHDMLEHLDFPMVRDAATQRLVADGLRRYGFAEAFCPSIRTMLEQVVDQPLDGFQLADISREKRINELEFYFPLQQVSPSEIGRLFSGINSGHSEMFGERSRGLHFSPLHGYMHGFIDLVLEHGEKFYLIDWKSNHLGDSAADYNANALSRVMIESYYFLQYHLYTLALHLHLRASLPDYSYERHFGGVYYLFLRGIDAGRPAATGVYFDRPARTLVERMEELFLPGVC; encoded by the coding sequence TTGCGAAATCTTGATCTTGCGACCTGCGCACTGGAAGGCACCAATCTGATCGAGGCCAGCGCCGGGACAGGGAAGACCTATACCATCGCCGCCCTTTTTCTCCGGCTGATCGTGGAAAAGAATATTCCGGTTGAAAAAATTCTGGTGGTGACCTTCACCCGCGCCGCCACCGAGGAGCTGAAGGAACGGCTGTACGCCGTGCTGCAGAATGCCCGGGAGGTTTTTAGCGGCAGGATGACCTGCCGGGAGGAGTTTCTCGAAAAACTGCGTCAGACCCCGGAGGTCGGCGCGCTGGAAAAGATCAATCGGGTGCGCCGGGCCATCCGCGATTTTGATGAGTGTGCCGTGTACACCATTCACAGCTTCTGCCGGCGCCAGCTCATCGATAACGCCTTTGCCGGCGGCGCGCTGTACGATACCAGGGTTGTCACCGACCTCGCCGAACTGATCATGGACTGTTTGCGCGATTTCTGGCGCAGCCATGTCTATGACGAATCCCCCCACATTCTCGGGTCGCTGCTGAAAAAAGGGATTGATGGTTTTTTCCGGCTTTACCGGATCAAGGACCGAAATCCCGGCCTGCGGATCGAGTCCGGAGCGGAAAGGCCGGCGGGCCGCGCGGAGATTGAGGCCGCCTTTGCCGATCTGCGCGATTTGTGCTCTTCCCTGAAAAAGCAGTGGCCGGATGAACCGGCAGGGGCGGTGAAGTGGCTGCAGCTGGAACGCAAGCTGCTCGACGGCAGGTCGTACCGGCGTGATTACGTGGAAAAAGCGGCAATGGAAATCGACCGGTTTGTCCGCTCCGACCAGCCGGTAATCGATGAGGAGGTCAACCAGGCCCTTGTCTGGTTCGGTTCGGAAAAGCTGGGGCAAAAGGCCAAGGATCCCGCCGTTATCCCGCTTCATCCCTTTTTTGCACTGGCAACAACGATAAATGGCCACTATGCGCATTTCCAGAACCTGTGCGCCTCTCGTCTGCGATATCTGCAAAAAGAGATGTTCTCCTACATGGACAAACGGCTCGATGAGCGCAAGCAAAAGGAGAATATCCAGTCATTCAATGATTTTCTCGTTCGCCTGCAGCGCAGTCTGGCAACGGGCGCCAACGGAGCCCTGGCCGAGGTCATCCGCAAACGCTATGATGCGGCGCTGATTGATGAGTTTCAGGATACCGATCCGCTGCAGTATGCTATTTTCAGCACCCTGTTTGCCGGAAGCCGCATTCTTTTTTTGATCGGTGACCCGAAACAGGCCATTTACAGTTTTCGCGGGGCCGATGTCTATGCATACCTGCAGGCGGCCGCCCAGGTCGACCATCGTTACACCCTGCCGAAAAACTACCGTTCCGATCCGCTTCTGGTTTCCGGGGTCAATGGCGTCTTTGCCGGTCGCGGCGGCGGCAATCCGTTTGCTGAAAAGGGTATCGGCTTTCAGCCGGTTGAACCCGCCGTTACCGTTTCGCCGCTTGTCGTTGATGGTGAAGAAAAACAGCCGCCGCTTGTCATCTGGACCGGTGCGGGGAGTGGCGGGGCGGAAGAAAAGGTGACGGCTGCTGTTGCAACTGATCTGGCCGGCCGGGCGGTTCTGTCGGAAATCCATCGCTTGCTTTCCCTGGCCGCGCAGGGCAAGGCCGCCCTGCGGCAGGCAGATGGCGGAAAACGACCGCTCAGGCCGTCCGATTTCGCCGTGCTGGTGCGCACTAAGGCGCAGATGATGCCGGTGCAGCAGCTTTTGATTCGGCACGGCATCCCGGCCGTGGTTTCAAGCGCCGGCAGCATTTTTGATGCGGAGGAGGCCGCGGCACTGGAACTTCTGCTCGCAGGCGTTGCCTCTCCGTCGCGGATGTCCGCCGTGAGCAGCGCCCTGGCAACACCGCTTTTCGGCATGACGGCAGGCAGTCTGCACGAGGCGCAAGTCGATCCCCTGAGATGGGATGACTGGTCGCTCGCCTTCAAGAACTACAATGACCTCTTTCACGGCAAGGGTTTTCTGGCCATGTTCCGCAGACTGCTGGTCGACCATGATGTCAAGGCCGTATTGATGGGTCGGATGAACGGCGAACGATCGCTTACCAATTTCCTCCATCTTGCCGAAATTCTTCATCTGCGCCAGGTGGAAAAAGGGGCCGGGATCAATGAGTTGCTCGGCTGGTTTTCTTCCCGGCGGCGCGAGCCGTCCCTGCGCGAAGAGGAACGGGAGCTGCGCATGGAAAGTGATGAAGAGGCGGTGCGGATTGTCACCATCCATAAAAGCAAAGGCCTCGAGTACCCCATTGTCTTTGTCCCCTTTGTCTGGGGAAGATCGGAAAACAGCGAAAATCTCTGTCATGACGATCAGGGCAGGATGGTCTTTTATCTCGATGATGAGGAATTTGCCGACAAGCGTCCGGCATCCTTCCGGGAGGCGCTGTCGGAAAATCTTCGTCTTTTTTATGTGGCACTGACCCGGGCCCGGCATCGCTGTTATACCTTCTGGACAAAGTTTGACAGCCGGTTCGGCGCCCACACCTCGGCCCCCGCCTATCTCTTTCATACGGATGGATCGCAAAACGATGCGCCGGACCCGGCCGAGGAAATGAAAAAACAGTATGATGCCTGCAAAACCACCAGCGCGGTGCGGGCCTGTCTGGAGAGTCTTTTTGCCTCGGCACACCACTGCGTTGCCGTCACCGATCTGCCGTGTCCGGGCGAACTGCCGTTTTTGTCGATCATGCCGGGGCAAAGCGTTCCGCAGCCGGCACTCTTTGCCGGGGCCGTCCCCCCGGCCCGGCAGATCAGCAGCTTTTCCGGACTGACCCGTGATCAGCACGGCGAGGGTGACGGCCGCAAGGACCGGGACAATGAGCAGTTCCCGCTTCCCCTCTCTCTGATTCAGCCCGCGGGCGGCAAGGAGCGGGAGTTTTCGATCTTTACCTTTCCGCGCGGGGCCAGGGCCGGGACCTTCATGCATGACATGCTGGAGCATCTCGATTTTCCCATGGTTCGGGATGCGGCGACGCAGCGGCTGGTTGCCGACGGCTTACGCCGGTATGGCTTTGCCGAGGCGTTTTGTCCTTCGATCCGCACCATGCTTGAGCAGGTGGTGGACCAGCCCCTTGACGGTTTTCAGCTGGCCGATATCAGCCGGGAGAAACGGATCAATGAGCTGGAATTCTACTTTCCCCTGCAACAGGTGAGTCCGTCCGAGATCGGCCGCCTTTTTTCCGGGATCAACAGCGGCCACTCCGAAATGTTCGGGGAGCGGAGTCGCGGGCTTCATTTTTCCCCCTTGCACGGCTATATGCACGGTTTTATCGATCTTGTCCTGGAGCATGGGGAGAAATTTTATCTCATTGACTGGAAGTCGAACCATCTGGGGGATAGTGCGGCGGATTATAACGCAAACGCCCTCAGCCGGGTGATGATCGAAAGTTATTACTTCCTGCAGTATCATCTCTATACCCTGGCCCTTCACCTGCATTTGCGCGCTTCGCTTCCGGATTACAGCTACGAACGTCATTTCGGCGGCGTTTATTATCTTTTTCTCCGCGGCATTGACGCCGGCCGTCCGGCGGCCACCGGTGTTTACTTCGACAGACCAGCCCGGACCCTGGTGGAAAGGATGGAAGAACTGTTTCTTCCCGGAGTTTGCTGA
- a CDS encoding exodeoxyribonuclease V subunit alpha, translating to MDIVDKLWQEGHIRSVDRHLARLLTDRFGGHDSLALLYALVSANTGDGHTCLDLAGVGDLPFYREYAGELNRLVEEDPASPAIGGPGDYLPLIRDGKRLYLHRYYQYETMIVHHLAARMKRHDGCPAPEQLRRAMTDYGYFPTNGGNDIDWQQVAAAMAALNNFAVISGGPGTGKTTTVAKVLGVLIRMGLVAPGRVAIAAPTGKAAVRLQEAIGKAKSKLGCDAIPDRTSTIHRLLGVIPGRPAFRHNRDNLLPVDLVIVDEVSMIDVALMARLLDAVPLRAKLVLLGDKDQLASVNPGSVFGDLCGAGDIDDFSPAAAALLTQATGFAVAAGKNVTPIQDHIVGLRRSYRYAAESRIGRLAGRINAGRAEEALQVFAQRGAGDAAFFPPAAMEEELGTLIRDHYGLYLREMEVEKIFAAFDRFRIFSAVRRGPYGIAGINSFVEKMLGRQGIIDPVGNASYHGRPIIVTRNDYSIRLFNGDTGIVLHDREEDRLLAFFPSPDGGFRKFPPSRLPEHETAFALTVHKAQGSEYDHVVVVLPPGNVPVVTRELIYTAITRARKSVTVFAEHGSFSEGVARQAKRMSGLRERLMRISREPDGCPAPF from the coding sequence ATGGATATTGTGGATAAACTGTGGCAAGAAGGTCATATCCGGTCGGTTGACCGCCATCTTGCCCGCTTGCTGACGGATCGTTTCGGCGGCCACGACTCGCTTGCCCTGCTGTATGCCCTGGTGAGCGCGAACACCGGCGACGGCCACACCTGTCTTGATCTTGCCGGGGTAGGTGATCTGCCCTTTTACCGGGAGTATGCCGGCGAGCTCAACCGGCTGGTCGAGGAGGACCCGGCAAGTCCGGCCATCGGCGGACCGGGGGATTATTTGCCGCTGATTCGCGATGGGAAGCGGTTGTATCTGCATCGTTATTATCAGTATGAAACCATGATAGTGCACCATCTCGCGGCGCGGATGAAGCGGCATGACGGCTGTCCGGCCCCGGAACAGTTACGCCGCGCCATGACCGATTACGGTTATTTCCCCACAAACGGCGGCAATGATATCGACTGGCAGCAGGTGGCCGCGGCCATGGCGGCGCTCAATAATTTTGCCGTGATCTCCGGCGGACCGGGTACCGGCAAAACAACCACGGTGGCCAAGGTGCTTGGCGTGCTCATCCGGATGGGGCTTGTCGCGCCGGGGCGGGTGGCCATTGCCGCGCCCACCGGCAAGGCGGCGGTCAGGCTGCAGGAGGCGATCGGCAAGGCAAAAAGCAAGCTGGGTTGCGACGCGATTCCGGACCGGACCTCAACCATCCACCGACTTCTCGGCGTCATCCCCGGCAGACCGGCTTTCCGGCACAACCGGGACAATCTTCTGCCCGTTGATCTTGTCATTGTCGACGAGGTGTCGATGATTGATGTCGCCCTCATGGCGCGGCTGCTTGACGCCGTGCCGCTCCGGGCGAAGCTTGTCCTGCTGGGCGACAAGGACCAGCTTGCCTCGGTTAATCCCGGTTCGGTCTTCGGTGATCTGTGCGGAGCGGGCGATATCGATGACTTCAGCCCGGCAGCGGCCGCTCTGCTGACACAGGCCACGGGTTTTGCTGTTGCGGCGGGCAAGAACGTCACCCCTATTCAGGATCATATCGTCGGCTTGCGCCGAAGCTATCGCTATGCGGCGGAAAGCCGCATCGGCAGGCTTGCCGGGCGGATTAACGCGGGACGGGCGGAGGAGGCCCTGCAGGTGTTTGCGCAGCGTGGGGCGGGCGATGCCGCCTTTTTTCCCCCCGCGGCAATGGAGGAGGAACTCGGCACGCTGATACGAGATCATTACGGCCTCTATCTCCGCGAAATGGAGGTTGAAAAAATATTTGCGGCCTTTGACCGATTTCGTATTTTTTCCGCCGTGCGCCGAGGGCCGTACGGTATTGCCGGCATCAATTCCTTTGTGGAAAAAATGCTTGGCCGGCAGGGCATTATCGATCCCGTGGGCAATGCTTCCTATCATGGCCGTCCGATAATCGTTACCCGCAATGATTATTCGATCAGGCTGTTCAACGGCGATACCGGTATCGTCCTCCACGACCGGGAGGAAGACCGGCTGCTGGCCTTTTTCCCTTCGCCGGATGGAGGCTTCCGCAAATTTCCTCCTTCCCGCCTGCCGGAGCATGAAACGGCCTTTGCCCTGACCGTGCATAAGGCCCAGGGCTCCGAGTATGACCATGTTGTCGTTGTTCTTCCCCCCGGGAATGTGCCGGTCGTAACCCGGGAGCTGATTTATACCGCAATCACCCGCGCCAGAAAGAGTGTAACGGTTTTTGCCGAGCACGGCTCCTTCTCGGAAGGTGTTGCCCGGCAGGCGAAACGGATGTCCGGTCTGCGGGAAAGACTGATGCGGATCAGCCGGGAGCCGGACGGCTGTCCAGCGCCGTTCTGA
- a CDS encoding transcriptional regulator, whose amino-acid sequence MPSAPSLEHHDIPLNRDLFLRTLIRELAGILEEVIGHEETAGYISLVGQKMGSWINGIYRQSLGLPTLSPEQTARVLVDLKRRLDGHFSLIELNEEKMVLSSSACPFGEKVLDRPSMCMMTSNVFGVITAENLGYAKVALHETIAGRCSRCLVTVFIKQTDESRATAGREYFGE is encoded by the coding sequence ATGCCGTCCGCACCCTCCTTGGAACATCATGATATCCCGCTGAACCGCGACCTGTTTCTCCGCACCCTCATCAGGGAATTGGCCGGTATCCTTGAAGAGGTTATCGGTCATGAAGAAACAGCCGGCTACATCAGCCTGGTCGGCCAAAAAATGGGCAGTTGGATCAACGGCATCTACCGGCAATCCCTTGGATTGCCAACCCTTTCCCCGGAACAGACGGCCCGGGTGCTTGTTGACCTGAAGCGGCGTCTTGACGGCCATTTTTCCCTCATTGAGCTGAACGAAGAAAAGATGGTACTCAGCAGCTCAGCCTGCCCCTTTGGGGAGAAGGTGCTCGACCGCCCTTCCATGTGCATGATGACCTCCAATGTCTTCGGCGTCATCACCGCCGAAAATCTCGGCTACGCCAAGGTTGCGCTGCACGAAACCATTGCCGGCCGCTGTTCCCGTTGCCTGGTCACCGTCTTTATCAAACAGACGGATGAATCACGGGCGACTGCGGGACGGGAATATTTCGGGGAGTAA